The genome window CGTGCACCAGCAGCACGTTGCCCGCCAACCGCGCCGGGGCGGTGACCGATTGCTTGAAGAAGCTCAACACGTTGGCGGCCTTGGCCGGGTCGATATCCGGGATGGCCTGAGGCACCGCCACTTCTTCCTCGAAGCGGATCGGCGTGTAGCTGCCGTTTGTCTGCGGGGTGGCCTGGGTGATGATGCGTTTCAGGTTGCCGCCGTGGTAACGGGTGATGTGGTTCCACAGCACTTCCACGCCATTCTTGGGAATCGGGAACGCGTAGTAGCGGTTGCCGGTGAAATTCTCCAGGCCGTTGCCGTTGTTGATCGCGTGCACATTCAGCGCGCTGCGCTTGATTGACTCATAGATGTCCGGCGGCAGGTTGACCGTGCGGTGCGTCGGGTACACCGGGATTTTGTAGGTCTCGGGGTAGCGCTTGAACATCGCCACTTGGCCGTCGGAGAGTTTGGCCTTGTACTTGTCCACCGTGGCGGCGGTAATCACGAACAGCGGTTTTTCATTGGCGAATGGGTCGGCGAGAAAGCCCTTGCTGTCGACTGCGCCGGCGTTTTTCGGGATGCCACCGGTCCAGGCCGGGATTGAGCCATCGGCGTTGCCGGCTTTTTCGGCGCCCACCGGCGTCAGGCTGGTGCCGAGCTTGGCGGCCTCTTCGGGCGACACGGCGGCCATGACGTGGGCCGCCAGCAAACTCAGGGCCATCACTGCAAATATCTTACGCATAGGTTCTTGTCCTTCCTTAAACCAAGTCAGAAGTTCACGCCGAAGCTGAGGGCGACAAAGTCGCGGTCGGTGAGGGTGTTGTAGTCACCGCCAAAAAAGTCGGTGTAGCTCAGGCTGGCGGTGTAGGTGTTGCGGTAGTCCGCATCCACGCCGACGCTGATCGCCTTGGCGCCTTCATTGAACAGGCCGTTGGGGCCATAGCCACTGACGTCCTGGGACCAGGACAGGTTGGGCTTGAGGTTCACCCCGGCAAACACGTTGTTGTAGTCAAGGATTGCCCGGGCGCGATACCCCCAGGAGTTGGCCGTGACGAAACCATCGGTGTCGCCGCCGAAACCGTAGGCGCCGTACACCGAATCACGGCCGTAGCGCAGTTTGCTTTTGGCCTCCAGCCCGCCGACGTGCACAAACGCCGCCTCGCCCACCAGGGTCAGGCGTTCGGCGCCGAGTACCTGGTCGAAGAACTGGGTCATGGTGCTCTGGATCTGAGTGATTTCCTTGCGCCGGTAGCCGGAGTTATCCGAGCCGAACGAACTGCGGATCGGCGAGGCGGTTTGGCCGGCAATCGGGTTGACTAGCGCCAGGGTCAAGTCGGTGGTGTTGAGTTGCACCGGAGCATTCGGGCGGTAGCTGATTTCGCCGGTCCAGGCCGTGCCGGTAGGCAAGGTGGTGGAGAAACTCGCGCCGTACAGGCGAATGTCTTCCGGGTAATCGAGGTAATACTGGCCACGGCCGAGCATCGTGCTCTGGGCCAGGCCCGAGCCGCTGCCGGGTGCGATGGCGTTGGCGGTCGCCGCGATACGCCCGATGGTGGCCAGGTTGGTGTTGGCGGTGATCGTGCCCACAGTAGGCGTGCGGCTGTGGTAATTCATGAAGTACAGGCCGTACTCGGTGTCATCGCCGAGCCAGCGCAACGCCGCGCCGAACTGGCCGCCATCGCGGGCTTCACGGTCCGAAGCACGTTGCACGACCACGCCTTCGCGCGTCACCTGGAAGCCTTGGCCGAACGCTGCGGCCACCGGTTGCAACGGCGCAATCGCCGGGCTGCCGACGGTGTAGTTGCCATTGCAGCCGTGGGCCACCACGTCGTTACCGAAGAATGTGCCGCAGTTATCCACCACGGTGTTTTCCCAGTTCAGCTGGTAGAAACCTTCCACCGACAGCTGGTTGGTGAGGCTCTGGGAGGCGAACAGCATGTTCACCGGAATCAGGCCCTCCTTGATCTCGGCACCCGGACGACGGAAAGCCGACACGTCGATCGGGTTGATGCTGTTGATCGAGTTACCGATAAACGTACTCTCGCCCCAGCTCACCACCTGCTTGCCGACACGCACGTTGCCCGGCAAGTCGCCGATGGAATAGTTGTGATAGACGAACGCATCCAGCAGCTCGTAGCCCGAAGAGCGCGCGCCCTCGTCGCGATGGTTGTTGCTGATTTGCTTGAATTCGCGGTTTTCGTCCTGCAGTTCGAAGTCGTACCAGTATTTGCCGCGCACAAACACGCCGCTGTCGCCGTACTTGAGCTCCAGGTCGTGAATGCCCTTGAAAATCTTGGAGAAGGTTTCGCCCTTCTTGAAGTTCAGCCGCCCGTCATCCCCGGTAGACGCCTGCCCCGTTCCGCCATTGGGAATCCCCACCAGCTTTTTGTCGGCATCGCGCATGCCCCAACTGGCGCCGACCGACAGCGAGGAATCGAATTGCCCTTCGATTTCGCCAATGTTGAACGAAACAGCCTGTGCCTGGGCGCAGCAGCCCAACGCAACCGCAGTGGCCAGCGCCTGTGGCGTGAAGATGGCGCGCATTGTTGTTTTTGTCATGCGTCTTCCCCGGTGAGTGACAGAAGGCCCCACCCTACTGCCGCTCGTCAGGAGCGATAAGCGCACCAAAGGGGTATTCGCACTGTCGCTCGAAAGGATTAGCAGGGGCTCTGGCCGGGGTTTGGGCAGGGCTATGGATCAGGTGGATGGCGGGTTATCAGGAGGATGGATGGCCCGCCTGGAGACTGTTGCAGATTGAGTAACAGTCCTTGTCATGAAGCGCTATTACTCATTTTGTTACAACCAACTATTCTTACCGGGCTTTCAGGGCAAACCGCCCGCTTCCAGCTTCGGGAGTAAAGTCGAAATTCAACGGATTGGCTAATGTATTCAATCTGTTACCTGTGTTCACTGACGTTGATTTATCGCTCCTTGATCCAACGTCTTACTTCGGCCGCTGCTGTTGCAGCGGCCTTTTTTATGCGCAAAAAAACGGGGCGCACTGAGCGCCCCGAAAGATTAAACCGTGTTCAAGCAACGATCAGAGGCTGAACTTCTGCAAGTTGGCCATCATCTGCGTCAACGCCTCAATGGTGTCCTTGGGGTGAACAGCGCCCTCGAAGTCACAAATCTGCGCCCAGTGCGCCGCCACGTCATCCGGCGAGAACCCGGCTTGCGGGTCGAACCCCACGCCCAGGCTGCGCTCCCAACGGGTCTTGCCGATCCAGCCGCCGCCGACTTCGAACAGCCCAGAGGTTTCCTGGCACGCCTCGCTGCCCAAGTACACCACCAACGGGCTGACCAGTTCCGGCTTGAGGCGTTCGAATACTTGCGGCGGGATCAGGCCTTCGGTCATGCGCGTGCCGCCGGTGGGGGCAATGGCATTGACCAGTATGTTGTTCTTGCGCCCTTCCAGCGCGAGGGTGCGAGTCAAGCCATACAGGCCAAGCTTGGCCATGCCGTAGTTGGACTGGCCGAAGTTGCCGTAGATGCCCGAGGTGGACGCGGTGAAGATCACCCGGCCATAACCCTGCTCGCGCATATGCGGCCAGGCGGCGCGGGTGACTTTGTAGGCGCCTTCGACATGCACCCGGTAAACCAGGTCCCAGTCACTGTCGTCCATTTTGTGGAAGGTCTTGTCGCGCAGGATGCCGGCATTGTTGACCACGACGTCAACGCGACCGAAGACGTCGAGCGCGTTCTGGACAATTTTGTCGCCGTCGGTAACAGAGTCATGGTTGGCCTCGGCAATGCCACCCGCCTCGCGAATTTCATTCACCACCCGGTCGGCGGCAGAGGCACTGGCGCCTTCGCCCTGGGTTGAACCGCCGAGGTCGTTGACCAGCACTTTGGCCCCGTGCCTGGCGAACAGCAGCGCATGGGCCCGGCCCAACCCGCCGCCGGCACCGGTGACGACCACGACCTTATCCTGGAACTGCACTGACTCACTCATAACGAACTCCGCTGGCGACAATGGGAATGGGGTGAGTGTCAGGCACGCAGCCGTTGGTCACAATAAAGGCAGCCGAGGCTGAATGGTGCTCGATAAGGCAGCGGGATGATTCCCCCACAGCAGCAGGCCGCTCAGGAATAAGCGACACACGACGCCGGCTGGCCCATTCGCTCGCGAAACTCGAGGTAATGCTTGAGCACCAACACGGGTGCCTCAATCTGCGGATAGTGGCCGATATTGGCCAGCAAAACGCTGTCGGCGTTGGGCACCAACTGATGATAACGCTCCACCATATGGGCACCGGAGATCGGATCGACTTCGCCATCGATCACCCGCATCGGCACGCCGTCGCGTTGCATTGCCGCCACCCAGCGCTCACGCAGACGGCGGCGCTGGGGAATATACGCGATCAGTTTGTGCAGGATGCGTGGGCCGTCATTGCAGCTGATCAGGCTCCAGAAATCATCCAGGGCACTTTCACTGGGTCGCGTATTCGGGCCAAAGATCTGACCGAAGCTATCCGACAGGGCATTGCGCCCGAAGGCGCGGCCGATCATCCAGCCGATCGGGCTGAGCAACAGCTTCTGCACCAGGGCCGGGCGGTGGGTTTCCGGAAACAGCCCGCCGTTGAGGAACACACAGCTGGCCATCGCAAAGCGACCTTCGTAATGACGAGCCAGTAATTCCTGGGCGACGCTGTCGCCGTAATCATGGGCCAACACATGCACCGGCTGCTCCACGCGCAGGAAGTCGAGGAGCGCCTGTTGCAGGTCGGCCTGCGCCAACAGGCAATACTCGTGATCCAGCGGTTTGGCCGAATCGCCAAACCCAAGCATGTCGCACGCAATCACCAGGTTGCGCTGGGCCAGGGGCTGCCACAGGTAATGCCAGTCCCAACTGGCGGTGGGGAAACCATGAATCAACAGCAACGGCTCGCCCTGCCCGGCCACCCAGTAACGGACCGTGTGGCCACGAAACACGAAAGTCTGGGCACGCTTGCGCCAGGCTCTGAGCGGGATTTCGGCGAGAGGCATCAGCTTTTATACCCGGGATCTTGCACGTCCAATTTACGCAACAGCGCCGGCCACGCCAGTGCACCTCCCATACCGTGGGCGCTCTTTGTGACAGCTGCCACCATCGCCTTGGCGCCCGCCAAAATCTGCGGCTCGATCGCGATCAATTCGGCGCCACCGTTTTGCGCCAATACCTGGATATCGCAGGCGCGCTGAAACGTGAACATCATCAGGAAGGTGTCGGCGATGGTGCCACCGCAGGTCAGCAAGCCGTGGTTGTGCAGCATCAGAAAATTGTTGTCGCCCAGGTCCGCCTGCAGGCGCGCCTTCTCTGCATGATTCAGCGCCACACCTTCGTACGCGTGATACGCCAGGCTGGACAAGACAAAGGTGGATTGCTGGCTGATCGGCAACACGCCCTGCTTCTGCGCGGACACCGCAACGCCGGCCGCCGTGTGGGTGTGCAAGACACAGACCACGTCGTGGCGGACTTCATGGATGGCACTGTGGATGGTGTAGCCCGCAGGGTTGATCTCGTAGGGGCTGTCCATCAGCTTGTTGCCCGCCTGGTCGACCTTGACCAGACTCGACGCGGTAATCTCGTGGAACATCAGCCCATAAGGGTTGATCAGGAAATCATGGGTGCCGGGCACCTTGGCGGAAATATGCGTGAAAATCAGATCGTCCCAACCCTGCATGGCCACCAGCCGATAGCAGGCCGCCAGGTCGACGCGGGTTTGCCATTCAGTAGCGCTGACCTGGTCTTTGACATTCTGTGACGATAGAACGGGGGCAAGGCTCACGGTAACGACCTCCTGGGTTCACGTTCTTATTGTTTTTTGAATGAAGGGCCAGTCTAGTCAGACGCCGTGGCGGAAGTAGTTGCCTTCGCAGCCAGCTTGATGACTGAGCGAGTCAGTCATGAGAATAGTCCAACTCGCGTCAGAGAAGCGCCGCCAATAAAGGCACAGCCAACAGGTTGAGCAACCCCGTCAAGACCATCACCAGCCCCGCGACCGAACCTTCTTCGCCGCCCACTTCGTGCGCGCGGCTGACGCCCGCGCCATGGGCGCCGATGCCAAACAATGCACCGCGCGCCAAAGGGGTGCGCAGCGGCAACCATTTAAGCAGCACGCCACCGAGCATAGCGCCGAACACGCCGGTAAACATCACAAATACGGCGGTGAGTTCCGGGACACCACCGAGGTCGGCGGAGACCGGCATGGCGAACGGCGTGGTGATTGAACGCGGTAACAAGGACAGGGTCACTGCGCTGTTCAACGCCAGTGCCTTGGCCAGCCCGAACGAGGTGCCGATGGAGGCCGCGCTGCCCGCCACCATCCCCAGCAGCAACGCTGACCAGTGGCGGGCCAGCAACCGGCGCTGTTGCCAGATCGGCACGGCAAACGCCACGGTGACCGGCCCCAGCACCAGCATCAACCAGTGCGTGTCGGTGGCGTATTCGGCGTAGGCAGTTTTCATCGGCACAGCCACCGCCAGCAGCAGCGCCGGCACCAGGATCAACGGTGAAAGCAGGTAACGTCCGCTGCGACGGTAGATCCAGCGGCTGAAAATATAGGCGCCCAGGGTCAGCGCGAGCCAGAACATCGGCATCAGTTCAAGCTTCACGGCGCAGGCTCCAGCGGCAGACCATTTCCACGGTGAACGCCGTCACCAGCATCACCGACAAGGTGCTTAAGCCAATCACCAACAGAATGCGCCAGCCGTCATGGCGCACCAGGCCACCGTAGTCGAGCAGGCTCATGAGGGCCGGGATAAAGAACAACAGCATTTCTGCCATCAACACCCCGGCCCCCAGTTGCAGAGCGGCCGGCTTGACCAGCCCACTGGCGAACGTCGCCAGCAACAGGCCAAGCCCCACGACGCCACCCGGGATGGGCCACGCGAACCAGGCCGACAGTTGAGTGCCCAGCAGGTAGATCGCCAGCAGTACGACCAATTCGCTCAGCAGGCGGCCAAGATGTTTGCAGGTAAAACGTTTCATGAGCTTTGGGTCCTCGCAGGCCGCCATTTTAAAGAGACAGCTCCCATCCCCACAGCGAATTGTTAGACTGCAAGCTATTCCAAACTGGAATCCCGATAATGGAATTCAAACAGCTGCGCAGCTTTGTCGAAGTGATCCACCGGGGCGGCTTTACCCAAGCCGGGAAAACCCTGCATATCAGCCAATCCGCCGTCAGCAAGCAGGTCGCGCAACTGGAGCAGAGCCTCGGTACGGCGCTGCTGGAGCGCACCGGCTCACACATCCGCCTGACAGCTGCCGGCACGGTGGTATTGCAACGTGCCGAGGCCATGCTGCGCCTGCACACCGAGCTGCTCAGTGAGCTTGATGATATGCAGCAACTGGCCCGTGGCGAGTTACGCCTGGGCTTACCGTTATTAGCAGGCGATTCTTTGTTTGCGGGGTTGTTCGCGGAATACCGCCGGCGTTATCCGAACGTCACCATCCAATTGCTGGAAGGTGGCAGCCGTACCATTGAGCAGGCGATTTTGAACGGCGAGTTGGACGTCGGCGGCAGCCTGATGCCCAGCGACCCGGCGTTTGCCTGGCAGGCCTTCTGCGATGAACCGCTGGATGCCTTACTGCCGATGGACCATCCGCTGGCCGACAACGCCCAAGTGCGCCTGGAAGAATTGGCGGACACGCCGTTCCTGATGTACCAGCGCAGCTTTGTACTCAATGACCGACTGATGCAGGCCTGCCAGCAATTGGGCTTCACCCCCAAGGAAATCGGGCGCAGCGGCCAGGCGGACTTTTTGGCGGCCCTGGTCGCGGCCGGCCAGGGCGTGGTGTTGCTGCCCAGCGTGGTCGCCCGCGGCCTGGTGCGGCCCGGCGTGGTACGCCTGACGCTCAAGGCGCCCGATTACCTGCGCTGGGACATTGCCTTTATCTGGCGTGAGGGCGCTTATCTGTCCAAAGCCGCCCAAGCCTGGCTGGCGTTGCTGCGCGAATTCCCGGTCAACCGCGCAGTGCAGTGACCAACTCGGCCAGCCAAGGCT of Pseudomonas fluorescens contains these proteins:
- a CDS encoding DUF1329 domain-containing protein, translated to MRKIFAVMALSLLAAHVMAAVSPEEAAKLGTSLTPVGAEKAGNADGSIPAWTGGIPKNAGAVDSKGFLADPFANEKPLFVITAATVDKYKAKLSDGQVAMFKRYPETYKIPVYPTHRTVNLPPDIYESIKRSALNVHAINNGNGLENFTGNRYYAFPIPKNGVEVLWNHITRYHGGNLKRIITQATPQTNGSYTPIRFEEEVAVPQAIPDIDPAKAANVLSFFKQSVTAPARLAGNVLLVHETLDQVKEPRLAWIYNAGQRRVRRAPQVSYDGPGTASDGLRTTDNFDMFSGAPDRYDWKLVGKKEMYIPYNSYKLDSPTLKYDDIIKAGHINQDLTRYELHRVWEVVGTVKPSERHIYAKRHMYIDEDSWQVALVDHYDGRGQLWRVAEGHAQFYYDHQVPAYTVETLYDIIAGRYIALGMKNEEKSSFVFGFAAKAADYTPAALRSTGVR
- a CDS encoding DUF1302 domain-containing protein; its protein translation is MTKTTMRAIFTPQALATAVALGCCAQAQAVSFNIGEIEGQFDSSLSVGASWGMRDADKKLVGIPNGGTGQASTGDDGRLNFKKGETFSKIFKGIHDLELKYGDSGVFVRGKYWYDFELQDENREFKQISNNHRDEGARSSGYELLDAFVYHNYSIGDLPGNVRVGKQVVSWGESTFIGNSINSINPIDVSAFRRPGAEIKEGLIPVNMLFASQSLTNQLSVEGFYQLNWENTVVDNCGTFFGNDVVAHGCNGNYTVGSPAIAPLQPVAAAFGQGFQVTREGVVVQRASDREARDGGQFGAALRWLGDDTEYGLYFMNYHSRTPTVGTITANTNLATIGRIAATANAIAPGSGSGLAQSTMLGRGQYYLDYPEDIRLYGASFSTTLPTGTAWTGEISYRPNAPVQLNTTDLTLALVNPIAGQTASPIRSSFGSDNSGYRRKEITQIQSTMTQFFDQVLGAERLTLVGEAAFVHVGGLEAKSKLRYGRDSVYGAYGFGGDTDGFVTANSWGYRARAILDYNNVFAGVNLKPNLSWSQDVSGYGPNGLFNEGAKAISVGVDADYRNTYTASLSYTDFFGGDYNTLTDRDFVALSFGVNF
- a CDS encoding SDR family oxidoreductase, with translation MSESVQFQDKVVVVTGAGGGLGRAHALLFARHGAKVLVNDLGGSTQGEGASASAADRVVNEIREAGGIAEANHDSVTDGDKIVQNALDVFGRVDVVVNNAGILRDKTFHKMDDSDWDLVYRVHVEGAYKVTRAAWPHMREQGYGRVIFTASTSGIYGNFGQSNYGMAKLGLYGLTRTLALEGRKNNILVNAIAPTGGTRMTEGLIPPQVFERLKPELVSPLVVYLGSEACQETSGLFEVGGGWIGKTRWERSLGVGFDPQAGFSPDDVAAHWAQICDFEGAVHPKDTIEALTQMMANLQKFSL
- a CDS encoding alpha/beta fold hydrolase — protein: MPLAEIPLRAWRKRAQTFVFRGHTVRYWVAGQGEPLLLIHGFPTASWDWHYLWQPLAQRNLVIACDMLGFGDSAKPLDHEYCLLAQADLQQALLDFLRVEQPVHVLAHDYGDSVAQELLARHYEGRFAMASCVFLNGGLFPETHRPALVQKLLLSPIGWMIGRAFGRNALSDSFGQIFGPNTRPSESALDDFWSLISCNDGPRILHKLIAYIPQRRRLRERWVAAMQRDGVPMRVIDGEVDPISGAHMVERYHQLVPNADSVLLANIGHYPQIEAPVLVLKHYLEFRERMGQPASCVAYS
- a CDS encoding class II aldolase/adducin family protein, which gives rise to MSLAPVLSSQNVKDQVSATEWQTRVDLAACYRLVAMQGWDDLIFTHISAKVPGTHDFLINPYGLMFHEITASSLVKVDQAGNKLMDSPYEINPAGYTIHSAIHEVRHDVVCVLHTHTAAGVAVSAQKQGVLPISQQSTFVLSSLAYHAYEGVALNHAEKARLQADLGDNNFLMLHNHGLLTCGGTIADTFLMMFTFQRACDIQVLAQNGGAELIAIEPQILAGAKAMVAAVTKSAHGMGGALAWPALLRKLDVQDPGYKS
- a CDS encoding LrgB family protein, translating into MKLELMPMFWLALTLGAYIFSRWIYRRSGRYLLSPLILVPALLLAVAVPMKTAYAEYATDTHWLMLVLGPVTVAFAVPIWQQRRLLARHWSALLLGMVAGSAASIGTSFGLAKALALNSAVTLSLLPRSITTPFAMPVSADLGGVPELTAVFVMFTGVFGAMLGGVLLKWLPLRTPLARGALFGIGAHGAGVSRAHEVGGEEGSVAGLVMVLTGLLNLLAVPLLAALL
- a CDS encoding CidA/LrgA family protein, coding for MKRFTCKHLGRLLSELVVLLAIYLLGTQLSAWFAWPIPGGVVGLGLLLATFASGLVKPAALQLGAGVLMAEMLLFFIPALMSLLDYGGLVRHDGWRILLVIGLSTLSVMLVTAFTVEMVCRWSLRREA
- a CDS encoding LysR family transcriptional regulator; the encoded protein is MEFKQLRSFVEVIHRGGFTQAGKTLHISQSAVSKQVAQLEQSLGTALLERTGSHIRLTAAGTVVLQRAEAMLRLHTELLSELDDMQQLARGELRLGLPLLAGDSLFAGLFAEYRRRYPNVTIQLLEGGSRTIEQAILNGELDVGGSLMPSDPAFAWQAFCDEPLDALLPMDHPLADNAQVRLEELADTPFLMYQRSFVLNDRLMQACQQLGFTPKEIGRSGQADFLAALVAAGQGVVLLPSVVARGLVRPGVVRLTLKAPDYLRWDIAFIWREGAYLSKAAQAWLALLREFPVNRAVQ